In Candidatus Hydrogenedentota bacterium, one DNA window encodes the following:
- a CDS encoding Gfo/Idh/MocA family oxidoreductase — protein MKRHRIRVGVVGAGRGLTFARQAPAAGMELAAVCDTWKERLEEAGADLGVATYSNYDAFLEHDMDAVILANYFHEHAPFAVKALEMGFHVMSECSACHTLGEGVALARAVEKCGRIYMFAENYPYMAYNQEMRRLFQEGVIGDFLYGEGEYVHPDSARVHTARSVGMDHWRNWIPATYYCTHSLAPIMYITGTRPVKVNGFIVPYDHNDPSMTEYVRVSDTAAAIMLRMDNGAVVKSLHGNLRGHQNYVRIHGNKGMMENARIGKNKNALRVHLAPHGREQAEHEERVYAPKFPHHPREAANAGHGGGDFFTNYEFAEAIRTGTQPYLDVYKAIDMSIAGILAYRSALAEGAPVSVPDFRNEEVRKQFEHDAWSPDPRRAGPGQPFPSILGRIEPSEEAVRFSRQVWAEQGYRE, from the coding sequence GGGTCGGGGTTGTCGGGGCCGGTCGAGGTTTGACATTTGCCCGGCAAGCTCCGGCAGCCGGCATGGAGCTGGCCGCCGTGTGCGACACCTGGAAAGAACGGCTCGAGGAAGCGGGGGCGGACCTCGGGGTGGCCACGTATTCGAACTACGACGCCTTTCTCGAACACGACATGGACGCGGTGATTCTGGCGAACTACTTTCACGAGCATGCGCCATTTGCCGTGAAGGCGCTCGAGATGGGATTTCACGTGATGAGCGAGTGCTCGGCGTGCCATACGCTGGGGGAAGGGGTGGCGCTGGCACGCGCGGTCGAGAAGTGCGGGCGGATCTACATGTTTGCCGAGAACTACCCGTACATGGCCTACAACCAGGAGATGCGGCGTCTTTTTCAGGAAGGGGTCATTGGCGATTTCTTGTACGGCGAGGGTGAGTACGTTCATCCCGACAGCGCGCGAGTACATACGGCACGCAGCGTGGGGATGGATCATTGGCGCAATTGGATTCCCGCCACGTACTACTGCACCCATTCGCTCGCTCCGATCATGTACATCACGGGCACGCGCCCGGTGAAGGTGAACGGCTTCATTGTCCCTTACGATCACAACGATCCCTCGATGACGGAATACGTGCGGGTGTCGGACACGGCGGCGGCCATTATGTTGCGTATGGACAACGGGGCAGTGGTGAAATCGTTGCACGGCAACCTGCGCGGGCATCAGAACTACGTCCGGATCCACGGCAACAAGGGGATGATGGAGAACGCGCGAATCGGGAAGAACAAGAACGCGTTGCGGGTGCACCTGGCGCCGCATGGCAGGGAACAGGCCGAACACGAGGAACGGGTGTACGCGCCCAAATTTCCCCACCATCCCCGGGAAGCCGCGAACGCTGGCCACGGCGGCGGCGATTTCTTTACGAATTACGAGTTCGCTGAAGCCATCCGCACGGGAACGCAGCCGTATCTTGATGTATACAAGGCCATCGACATGAGCATCGCGGGGATCCTGGCGTACCGGTCGGCCCTTGCCGAGGGTGCGCCGGTCAGTGTGCCCGACTTTCGCAATGAGGAGGTTCGAAAACAGTTCGAGCATGACGCATGGTCGCCTGACCCGCGCCGTGCGGGTCCGGGCCAGCCGTTCCCGAGCATTCTGGGCCGTATCGAGCCTTCCGAAGAGGCGGTGCGTTTTTCGCGGCAGGTCTGGGCGGAACAGGGCTATCGCGAATAG
- a CDS encoding N-acetylmuramoyl-L-alanine amidase, protein MKRTAIPVLLAVVLGCQTTPPEPGVTPAPVPITETAPPFRLEDVPPPDMSALAGRRICIDPGHGGHWPGAVAPSNKLRESDVNLEVALALRELLRGAGAEVVLTRESDAALDPSRLSRDLAARAELANGRNAEAFISVHHNAHIVEGSDKNDLEVYYKLGDAGPSLDLAQCMMREMALRVRQDPDPKRLLPGNYKVLRDARVPAVLMETSYMTNARNASFMGTRYGVEKEAAGLASGLAAYFAMEPPSVVSHNLVEYAGGRTQAFVFTLGGGLPLDRDTFELRVDGRLMEGMTVENGATITWFLGQILPNGPREVSFFARNMKGASLSYEAMAIVDRPPAFLTVHQYPEQPVRASGIECMFEVYVTDRFGLPAADGTPVTVNGNLLRAATSAGTARCYFLEDALPAQLEIRAGDIVERIAPRFGGETYRTVRLHTAGSSEPIAGVTAFHEGSILGTSNSEGWLPIPADTRLLSLRKSGYDDIEVKLNGGHAVVGLIPSAGGMLHGKTVVLDAANGGGNAGATGPTGMRASDVSFDVVRRVANRLRELGARVVMTREDDNDPPPLERIRQSDAAGASIHVVVAFGADTAAAKVVDKSGHLTGANVRFAAHYPGSANGERLAQTVSKALGDLPVTTSVTYVLQQTACPAVWVQPQSIEDARTEYTVMQPDTRRALAEALAGAIKAYFTSAPVEE, encoded by the coding sequence ATGAAACGCACTGCGATTCCCGTGCTGTTGGCAGTTGTGCTCGGTTGTCAGACCACGCCGCCGGAACCCGGCGTTACGCCTGCGCCGGTGCCGATTACCGAGACCGCGCCGCCGTTCCGGCTTGAAGACGTGCCGCCGCCGGACATGTCGGCGCTGGCAGGCCGGCGGATCTGCATTGACCCGGGGCACGGCGGCCATTGGCCAGGCGCTGTGGCGCCGTCGAACAAGCTGCGGGAGAGCGACGTCAATCTCGAGGTGGCCCTGGCGTTGCGCGAGTTGTTGCGCGGGGCGGGCGCCGAGGTGGTGCTTACGCGCGAGTCGGACGCCGCACTGGACCCAAGCCGCCTGTCACGCGATCTGGCGGCTCGGGCCGAACTGGCCAATGGGCGGAACGCCGAGGCTTTCATCAGCGTGCACCACAACGCGCATATCGTCGAGGGGTCGGACAAGAACGATCTCGAGGTGTATTACAAACTGGGCGACGCGGGACCGAGTCTCGACCTGGCCCAGTGCATGATGCGGGAGATGGCGTTGCGCGTGCGCCAGGATCCGGACCCTAAACGGCTGCTTCCGGGCAACTACAAGGTGTTGCGCGATGCGCGGGTGCCCGCCGTGCTGATGGAAACGTCGTACATGACCAATGCGCGCAACGCGTCGTTCATGGGCACGCGTTACGGCGTCGAGAAAGAAGCCGCCGGGCTGGCGTCGGGCCTGGCCGCCTACTTCGCGATGGAGCCGCCGTCGGTGGTTTCCCACAACCTTGTGGAATATGCCGGCGGCCGCACGCAGGCTTTTGTGTTCACTCTTGGCGGCGGCCTGCCGCTCGACCGCGATACGTTCGAGTTGCGCGTGGACGGCCGCCTCATGGAGGGGATGACCGTCGAGAACGGCGCCACGATAACCTGGTTCCTGGGACAAATCCTGCCTAACGGTCCGCGGGAGGTCTCGTTCTTTGCCCGCAACATGAAAGGGGCCTCGCTGTCATACGAAGCCATGGCAATTGTGGACCGTCCCCCCGCATTCCTGACGGTGCACCAGTATCCCGAACAACCAGTGCGGGCAAGCGGGATCGAATGCATGTTCGAAGTGTATGTGACCGATCGCTTTGGATTGCCCGCCGCCGACGGCACGCCGGTGACGGTGAATGGGAACCTGCTGCGCGCCGCAACCAGCGCAGGGACGGCCCGCTGTTACTTTCTTGAAGATGCGCTCCCTGCGCAGTTGGAGATTCGGGCGGGGGACATCGTTGAACGCATCGCTCCGCGTTTTGGCGGCGAAACCTACCGTACGGTGCGGCTCCACACGGCGGGCTCGAGCGAGCCGATCGCGGGCGTGACGGCCTTCCATGAGGGCAGCATTCTGGGTACCAGCAACAGCGAGGGCTGGCTCCCGATCCCCGCCGATACACGGCTCCTCTCGCTGCGCAAGAGCGGATACGACGACATCGAGGTCAAACTCAACGGGGGCCATGCCGTTGTCGGGTTGATTCCCTCAGCGGGGGGAATGCTGCATGGAAAGACCGTCGTGCTGGATGCTGCCAACGGCGGCGGCAACGCCGGCGCCACCGGTCCCACCGGCATGCGCGCCAGCGACGTGTCGTTTGATGTGGTGCGCCGCGTGGCAAACCGGCTTCGTGAACTCGGGGCGCGCGTGGTGATGACCCGCGAGGACGACAATGACCCGCCCCCGCTGGAGCGCATTCGCCAATCCGATGCGGCGGGGGCGAGTATCCACGTGGTCGTGGCCTTCGGGGCGGATACCGCGGCAGCCAAAGTGGTCGACAAGAGTGGCCATCTTACGGGTGCGAACGTGCGGTTCGCCGCGCACTACCCCGGCAGCGCCAATGGAGAGCGCCTTGCCCAAACCGTCTCGAAAGCGCTGGGCGACCTGCCCGTAACGACCTCGGTCACCTACGTGCTCCAGCAAACCGCGTGTCCCGCTGTGTGGGTGCAACCGCAGTCCATCGAAGATGCGCGGACCGAGTACACCGTGATGCAGCCGGATACGCGCCGGGCACTTGCGGAAGCCCTCGCCGGCGCCATTAAAGCGTATTTCACCAGCGCCCCGGTTGAAGAATAG
- the glgP gene encoding alpha-glucan family phosphorylase, with translation MPRIKKFTVIAKLPPELEPLRELAYNLWWSWDPEAIDVFFRIDRDLWVTVKQNPVRLLGEIRQERLEELAQDDGYLAHLERVYTRFKKYIKGNHWHDKNPEAPSEFQVAYLSAEFGLHESMALYSGGLGVLAGDHLKAASDMGLPLVGVGLMYREGYLQQYLNADGWQQERYPQNDFYNMPASLVRDTEGNDVTIEVEYPNRHVKARIWRVNVGRVPLYMLDCDFEANEPDDREITARLYGGDNDMRVRQEVLLGMGGVTMLRRLDIHPTVWHMNEGHSAFMTLQRIKNLVQGEGLGLDHAIESVKAASVFTTHTPVPAGNDMFLPEMMEHYFKKYTQDVGMRMEQFLGLGRQDPSDPREPFCMTVLALKLSAYANGVSQLHGATARAMWARTWAGVPEDEVPVTAITNGIHQQFWVSRDLAGLYDRYLGPDWMTNPSEPDVWARIDQVPDAELWRTHERRRERLVNFARRRLALQLKSRGAPNAEVEAASEALDPEVLTIAFARRFATYKRAKLLLSDPARFTRILMDEERPVQIIFAGKAHPADNQGKDLIRALIHFMREQDVRNRFVFLEDYDINVARYMVQGVDCWLNTPRRPMEASGTSGMKSAANGGLNISIPDGWWCEAESLGENGWSIGRGEIYENPDEQDLVESEMLYELLEQEIVPMFYDRGTDGLPRRWVMRMKNAMRTINPLFNTQRMVQEYADRFYIPATQRRIAMQENNRARSKALADWKTKVRECWPRVRFADIDSGPLDGLPYGSSLEVTADLFLDKLSKDDVTVEVYYGTVDTYGRIHNGRHAPMVLDAARSDGVYRFKGSIYCDKTGQLGFTVRVMPSHPDIAQKHETALIAWA, from the coding sequence ATGCCGAGAATCAAGAAATTCACTGTTATCGCGAAGTTGCCGCCCGAGTTAGAGCCTCTACGTGAGTTGGCCTACAATTTGTGGTGGTCGTGGGATCCGGAAGCCATAGACGTGTTTTTCCGTATCGACCGCGACCTTTGGGTCACGGTAAAACAGAATCCCGTCCGCCTTTTGGGCGAAATTCGCCAGGAGCGTCTGGAGGAATTGGCGCAAGACGACGGCTATCTTGCGCACCTGGAGCGTGTGTATACCCGGTTCAAGAAGTACATCAAGGGCAATCACTGGCACGACAAGAATCCGGAGGCGCCGAGCGAATTCCAGGTCGCATACTTGTCCGCCGAATTCGGGCTGCACGAATCGATGGCGCTGTATTCGGGAGGCCTGGGCGTGTTGGCGGGCGACCATCTCAAGGCGGCGAGCGACATGGGGCTGCCTTTGGTTGGGGTAGGCCTGATGTATCGCGAAGGGTATTTGCAGCAATATCTCAATGCCGATGGATGGCAGCAAGAACGTTACCCGCAGAACGATTTCTACAACATGCCGGCGTCACTTGTCCGCGACACTGAGGGCAATGACGTGACGATCGAGGTCGAGTATCCGAACCGGCACGTGAAAGCCCGTATCTGGCGGGTGAACGTAGGCCGCGTGCCCTTGTATATGCTGGATTGCGACTTCGAAGCCAACGAGCCCGACGATCGCGAGATCACGGCGAGGCTGTATGGCGGCGACAACGATATGCGCGTGCGGCAGGAGGTCCTTCTGGGCATGGGCGGCGTCACGATGCTGCGCCGGCTCGATATTCACCCCACGGTGTGGCACATGAACGAAGGCCACTCGGCGTTCATGACCCTTCAGCGCATCAAGAATCTGGTCCAGGGCGAAGGCCTGGGCCTTGACCACGCAATCGAGTCCGTCAAGGCTGCCAGCGTGTTTACGACCCACACGCCGGTGCCGGCCGGCAACGACATGTTCTTGCCGGAGATGATGGAGCACTATTTCAAGAAATACACTCAAGATGTCGGCATGCGCATGGAGCAATTCCTGGGACTTGGCCGCCAGGACCCGAGCGATCCGCGCGAACCCTTCTGCATGACGGTGCTCGCGCTCAAGCTGTCGGCATACGCCAATGGAGTCAGCCAGTTGCACGGGGCGACCGCGCGGGCCATGTGGGCGCGGACCTGGGCGGGGGTGCCGGAGGACGAGGTGCCGGTCACGGCCATCACCAACGGGATCCACCAGCAGTTCTGGGTGTCGCGCGATCTCGCGGGGCTTTATGACCGCTATCTCGGACCCGATTGGATGACCAATCCCTCGGAGCCGGACGTGTGGGCGCGCATTGACCAGGTGCCCGATGCCGAACTGTGGCGAACCCACGAGCGCCGCCGCGAGCGGCTGGTGAATTTTGCGCGGCGCCGTTTGGCGTTGCAGCTCAAATCGCGCGGCGCCCCCAACGCTGAGGTCGAGGCGGCTTCGGAGGCTCTCGATCCCGAGGTGTTGACTATTGCTTTCGCGCGGCGGTTTGCCACGTACAAGCGGGCGAAACTGCTTCTTTCGGACCCCGCGCGGTTCACCCGGATTCTTATGGACGAAGAGCGGCCGGTGCAGATCATTTTCGCGGGCAAGGCTCATCCTGCCGACAACCAGGGCAAGGATTTGATACGCGCGCTGATCCACTTCATGCGTGAGCAGGACGTGCGCAACCGTTTCGTCTTTCTTGAAGACTATGACATCAACGTAGCGCGTTACATGGTCCAGGGCGTGGATTGCTGGTTGAACACGCCGCGCCGGCCCATGGAAGCCTCCGGAACGAGCGGTATGAAATCGGCCGCCAACGGCGGGCTCAATATCAGCATTCCCGATGGCTGGTGGTGCGAGGCGGAAAGCCTCGGCGAAAACGGGTGGAGCATTGGACGGGGCGAGATATACGAGAACCCGGACGAACAGGACCTGGTCGAGAGCGAGATGCTCTACGAATTGTTGGAACAGGAGATCGTCCCGATGTTCTACGACCGGGGCACGGACGGGTTGCCCCGGCGCTGGGTCATGCGCATGAAGAACGCCATGCGGACCATCAATCCGCTGTTCAATACCCAGCGCATGGTGCAGGAATACGCGGACCGGTTCTACATTCCCGCCACGCAGCGACGGATTGCCATGCAAGAAAACAACCGGGCGCGCTCGAAGGCCTTGGCGGACTGGAAAACGAAAGTGCGGGAGTGCTGGCCGCGGGTGCGCTTCGCGGACATTGACAGCGGCCCGCTCGATGGACTTCCCTACGGTTCCAGCCTCGAGGTTACCGCCGATCTCTTCCTCGACAAACTGTCGAAGGACGACGTCACGGTCGAGGTGTATTACGGAACCGTAGACACCTACGGGCGGATCCACAACGGCCGCCACGCGCCAATGGTGCTTGATGCGGCGCGAAGTGATGGCGTTTACCGGTTTAAAGGGTCGATTTATTGCGATAAGACGGGACAGCTGGGTTTCACGGTGCGCGTGATGCCCAGCCATCCCGATATTGCGCAAAAACATGAGACCGCACTCATCGCCTGGGCATAG
- a CDS encoding ferredoxin family protein: MTHVVTEACINCKYTDCVAVCPVDCFHEGANMLVIDPQECIDCGACVDECPVHAIYPEEDLPEEYQDYVQFNIEYAAKWPLITQGQAPLDTAEQFKDVQHKGEFFDPSPAERGE, from the coding sequence ATGACGCATGTGGTGACGGAGGCGTGCATCAACTGCAAGTACACGGATTGCGTGGCGGTATGCCCGGTGGACTGCTTCCACGAGGGCGCGAACATGCTTGTCATCGATCCTCAGGAGTGCATTGACTGCGGGGCGTGCGTAGACGAATGCCCGGTTCATGCCATCTATCCTGAGGAAGATTTGCCGGAAGAGTATCAGGATTACGTCCAGTTCAACATTGAATACGCGGCCAAGTGGCCTCTAATCACCCAGGGCCAGGCGCCGCTCGACACGGCAGAGCAGTTCAAAGACGTCCAGCATAAGGGAGAATTCTTCGATCCCTCGCCTGCCGAACGTGGCGAGTAG
- a CDS encoding secondary thiamine-phosphate synthase enzyme YjbQ yields the protein MKSYRKELWFNAPKRRQIIHITPQVEECLRESGVKEGLALVNAMHITASVFINDNESGLHSDFERWLEKLAPEKPYEQYEHNGYEDNADAHLKRTVMGREVVVAVTDGKLDFGPWEQIFYYELDGKRRKRVLVKIIGE from the coding sequence ATGAAGAGCTATCGAAAGGAATTGTGGTTTAACGCCCCGAAACGGCGTCAGATCATTCATATCACCCCTCAGGTCGAGGAGTGTTTGCGCGAGAGCGGCGTGAAAGAAGGGTTGGCGCTTGTTAATGCCATGCATATCACCGCCAGCGTGTTCATCAACGATAACGAGTCGGGGCTGCACTCCGATTTCGAGCGGTGGCTCGAGAAGCTCGCCCCCGAGAAACCTTACGAGCAATACGAACACAACGGCTACGAGGACAACGCGGACGCCCACCTCAAGCGGACGGTCATGGGACGCGAGGTAGTCGTGGCCGTCACGGATGGTAAGCTCGATTTCGGTCCCTGGGAGCAGATCTTCTATTACGAACTCGACGGCAAGCGCCGGAAACGGGTGCTCGTGAAGATCATAGGCGAATAA
- a CDS encoding HD family hydrolase encodes MNNGLESRIIRLLEEIHPLDRIPRAGYVLRGVPEPESVAAHSHFVALLTLLVCDAYPGQFDRDKALTMAIMHDLAEARLMDIPMPAGDAYLKEAKREAEQAIFEGLLSGFPPRYAVYHQELLDAASPEARLIRGLDKVQMMIKIVMYQKEGRGRLAEFWNNQKNFADFGVEPVSRLFDAICSHAGKTRPH; translated from the coding sequence ATGAACAACGGCTTGGAATCGCGAATCATCCGCCTTCTCGAAGAGATTCACCCGCTGGACCGCATCCCGCGCGCCGGCTATGTGCTGCGCGGCGTGCCCGAGCCGGAATCGGTGGCGGCACACAGTCATTTTGTAGCCCTGCTCACCCTTCTGGTGTGCGACGCGTATCCCGGCCAGTTCGACCGCGACAAGGCCCTTACCATGGCGATCATGCACGACTTGGCCGAAGCCCGGCTGATGGATATCCCCATGCCCGCGGGCGACGCCTACCTCAAGGAAGCGAAGCGTGAGGCGGAACAGGCCATTTTCGAGGGGCTCCTCTCGGGTTTTCCCCCTCGCTATGCCGTGTACCATCAGGAACTCCTTGACGCCGCATCGCCCGAAGCCCGCCTGATTCGGGGACTGGACAAGGTCCAGATGATGATCAAGATCGTCATGTACCAGAAGGAGGGCCGTGGACGACTCGCGGAGTTCTGGAACAACCAGAAGAATTTCGCCGATTTTGGCGTCGAGCCGGTAAGTCGCCTGTTCGATGCTATTTGCAGTCACGCCGGTAAAACCCGGCCACATTGA
- a CDS encoding Gfo/Idh/MocA family oxidoreductase: MTAKPLRVGVVGTGFGRYHMDGFSQVPGVEILAICDLNKAEAQQFAAKYGAKHVFTSAKRMFAMDELDAVSIAVPNALHAPMTLDALKSGKHVLIEKPMTITPGNAQKMADAAKKAGKLLMVEQALRFRPEAQLVKAYAQRGEFGNVYYGRSTWYRRKGWPHLHMPPDGTLGRGVWFLQKRLAGFGALGDIGVHLLDLAWYLMGTPKPVSVSGQLFRHVAVPELKAKGLPAEVEEMAAGIIKFKGGQAIMVEVSWDTYTKPAMECFLMGDKGGASVFPAKVFRGNDIDETVDIETHYNGLPIETAFSHFIDCIRDRRKKCIAPADENVTLIKMLDALARSAKSGKEVRL, encoded by the coding sequence ATGACAGCGAAGCCCCTTCGGGTTGGCGTGGTGGGTACCGGATTCGGCCGGTACCACATGGACGGGTTCAGCCAGGTGCCCGGAGTCGAGATCCTGGCCATTTGCGACCTCAACAAAGCGGAAGCGCAGCAGTTTGCCGCCAAGTACGGGGCTAAACATGTCTTCACCAGCGCCAAACGCATGTTCGCCATGGACGAGCTGGACGCCGTATCCATTGCGGTGCCCAATGCGCTGCATGCTCCGATGACGCTCGATGCGCTCAAGAGCGGCAAGCATGTCCTTATCGAGAAGCCGATGACCATCACACCCGGCAACGCGCAGAAGATGGCCGACGCCGCAAAGAAGGCGGGCAAACTGCTCATGGTCGAGCAGGCGCTGCGGTTCCGGCCCGAGGCGCAGCTCGTGAAGGCGTATGCGCAACGTGGCGAGTTCGGCAACGTGTACTACGGCCGCTCGACCTGGTACCGCAGGAAAGGCTGGCCGCATCTGCACATGCCGCCGGACGGCACGCTCGGGCGCGGAGTCTGGTTTCTCCAGAAGCGGCTGGCCGGATTTGGCGCGCTCGGCGACATCGGCGTGCACCTGCTCGACCTCGCCTGGTACCTCATGGGCACGCCCAAACCGGTGTCGGTGTCGGGCCAGCTGTTCCGGCACGTTGCGGTGCCAGAACTGAAAGCCAAAGGACTGCCCGCCGAAGTTGAAGAAATGGCGGCGGGCATCATCAAATTCAAGGGCGGACAAGCCATCATGGTCGAGGTGTCGTGGGACACCTATACCAAACCGGCGATGGAATGTTTCCTCATGGGGGACAAGGGCGGCGCCAGCGTGTTCCCGGCCAAGGTTTTCCGCGGTAACGATATCGATGAGACCGTCGATATTGAAACGCACTACAACGGGCTGCCTATCGAGACCGCGTTCAGCCACTTCATCGACTGCATCCGCGACCGGCGGAAGAAATGTATCGCGCCCGCCGACGAAAACGTAACCCTGATTAAGATGCTCGATGCGCTCGCCCGCTCCGCCAAATCCGGGAAAGAAGTGCGGTTGTAA
- a CDS encoding sulfatase, translated as MHTERRANDISGDEKRSPSSLHGHVALVALVLALVFVLFEVTQAAQERFWTGGSWRQWADAGLGFLMYAGVLWAGTGVLALSASRLLRLSRHIDLVAVLSGLIVALAAWWCLSREAGPAGQGQWGVYAVLLLGAGACAALRLAGFLGVPGFCAVGIASLGAATASIPVVTHLVLTYPQRGALAAAIPWGWAAVTMVAGTAIAGMGGRAGDSKARRAAGVVLLAAALPLALEAAPWLVPRKGTAGGHNVLVITADALRADICSVYGGDTATPALEGLAARGILFRKAYAAAPWTVPSLCALFSSKYPPGLTPGANDEQRELEELSYHKFGPYFLDEDGRTFVERLQYNEQYATGAYIGNMAILYQHWLLSGFAEVRFLDTLSCSARGRFDLLPVLRAAVAKVYPPLVRERTMDSTETLVKYANDYIARHRNENFFLWVHLMDPHTPFDPPEAYRSGVPEAGRAWQEFPPRPIEDRIELAGNMSASEIRLARELYRGEVRYIDWAVGDILRAVRRNGLESRTYVCFSSDHGEELYERGRYGHGYSMYDELVRVPLIMAGPGLGQEAVDTPVSEIDLVPTFADLLGAPARPEWRGRSLVPMMRGEPAAAQPVYAQATHHFRYRPEPMQMVLAWPWKLIRGLETGRKELYHLAEDPAETRNVAETQPREAGDLSALLAEWSNTFPVSFERYGGAPTAAVGEVPSDLREIFENQGYLGEPGKSPAGAPE; from the coding sequence GTGCATACGGAACGCCGAGCAAATGACATTTCGGGGGACGAAAAGCGTTCGCCCTCGAGCCTCCATGGCCACGTGGCGCTGGTGGCCCTGGTTCTCGCGCTCGTGTTCGTTCTTTTCGAAGTCACCCAGGCGGCCCAAGAGCGTTTTTGGACTGGCGGGTCCTGGCGGCAATGGGCGGATGCCGGGCTTGGCTTCCTGATGTATGCGGGTGTGTTGTGGGCGGGGACTGGGGTCCTTGCGCTGTCGGCGTCACGCCTGCTGAGATTGTCCAGGCACATCGACCTTGTGGCCGTACTTTCCGGCCTGATAGTAGCGCTCGCGGCGTGGTGGTGCCTTTCACGGGAGGCCGGACCGGCCGGACAGGGGCAATGGGGCGTGTACGCCGTGCTGCTGCTCGGCGCCGGCGCGTGCGCGGCGCTGCGTTTAGCCGGTTTTCTGGGGGTGCCGGGATTCTGCGCGGTGGGCATCGCTTCGCTGGGCGCGGCGACGGCATCAATCCCTGTCGTGACGCATCTGGTGCTGACATATCCGCAGCGGGGCGCTCTCGCCGCGGCCATTCCCTGGGGATGGGCGGCCGTAACCATGGTTGCCGGAACAGCAATAGCGGGAATGGGCGGACGGGCGGGCGATTCCAAGGCGCGGCGCGCCGCGGGGGTGGTCCTGTTGGCGGCCGCGCTGCCTTTGGCGCTCGAGGCCGCGCCCTGGCTTGTTCCGCGCAAAGGAACCGCGGGAGGTCACAACGTCCTTGTGATAACCGCCGACGCGTTGCGCGCGGATATCTGTTCAGTCTACGGAGGAGACACGGCGACGCCTGCCCTTGAAGGGCTGGCCGCGCGCGGGATTCTGTTCCGCAAAGCATATGCAGCCGCGCCCTGGACCGTTCCCTCGCTCTGCGCCTTGTTTTCGTCGAAATATCCGCCGGGGCTTACGCCGGGCGCGAACGATGAACAACGTGAGCTCGAGGAGCTGTCGTACCACAAGTTCGGGCCGTATTTCCTCGATGAGGACGGCAGGACCTTCGTCGAGCGGCTTCAGTACAACGAACAGTACGCGACCGGGGCCTATATCGGGAACATGGCCATCCTTTATCAGCACTGGCTGCTGAGTGGCTTTGCGGAAGTTCGTTTCCTGGATACCCTTTCGTGCTCCGCGCGGGGCCGCTTTGATTTGCTGCCGGTTCTGCGGGCTGCGGTGGCGAAGGTCTATCCGCCTCTCGTGCGCGAACGAACCATGGACAGCACGGAAACGCTCGTGAAATACGCGAACGATTACATCGCGCGCCACCGAAACGAAAACTTCTTCTTGTGGGTCCATTTGATGGACCCGCATACCCCCTTCGATCCGCCCGAGGCGTACCGGTCCGGCGTGCCGGAGGCCGGCCGCGCCTGGCAGGAGTTTCCGCCGCGTCCCATCGAAGACCGTATCGAACTTGCCGGGAACATGTCGGCTTCCGAGATTCGCCTTGCGCGCGAGCTGTACCGGGGGGAAGTCCGGTATATCGATTGGGCTGTCGGCGATATCTTGCGGGCCGTGCGCCGCAACGGGCTGGAAAGCCGCACCTATGTATGCTTCTCGTCCGACCACGGCGAGGAGTTGTATGAACGGGGCCGTTACGGCCATGGCTACAGCATGTACGACGAACTCGTGCGTGTGCCCCTTATTATGGCGGGGCCGGGGCTCGGGCAGGAAGCGGTCGACACGCCCGTGTCGGAAATCGACCTTGTTCCGACGTTCGCGGACCTTCTGGGCGCGCCGGCGCGCCCAGAATGGCGGGGCCGCAGCCTGGTTCCGATGATGCGGGGCGAACCGGCGGCCGCTCAGCCGGTTTATGCGCAGGCCACCCACCATTTTCGGTACCGTCCGGAGCCTATGCAGATGGTCCTGGCGTGGCCGTGGAAACTAATACGCGGTCTCGAAACAGGCCGCAAAGAACTCTACCATCTCGCCGAAGATCCAGCCGAGACCCGCAACGTGGCCGAGACCCAGCCCAGGGAGGCCGGCGATTTGTCGGCGTTGCTGGCGGAATGGTCGAACACGTTTCCGGTGTCGTTCGAGCGCTACGGGGGAGCCCCAACGGCAGCCGTTGGCGAAGTGCCGTCTGACTTGAGAGAGATCTTCGAGAACCAAGGCTATCTTGGCGAACCGGGAAAGTCTCCGGCAGGCGCGCCCGAGTAA